The Paenibacillus macerans genome includes a window with the following:
- a CDS encoding stage V sporulation protein D, with amino-acid sequence MKVSKFTVRRRLFWLLMVLCLLFAALAVRLAYVQIGKGAELSAKAEDSWRRNIPYSAKRGEISDRNGNVLAYNITTPTVMAIPVQIKHPEQTAKSLAPLLGMSEDAILKSITKKQSIVRLQPGGRKITMEKAQQIRDLALPGIVVAEDNKRYYPYGGLAAHILGFTGNYNQGLTGVESKYESLLSGMNGSVSYLSDAGGRLMPGSSEKYVEPKDGLNLTLTIDKSIQSIIERELDQAMDRLQADSALTIAMDPKTGQILGMAARPGFEPGQYQEYDSAVYNRNLPIWMTYEPGSTFKIITLAAALQEKKVDLLGERFFDPGYVKVGGATLRCWKRGGHGSQTFLQVVENSCNPGFVALGQRLGKETLFQYIKNFGFGSKTGIDLNGEENGILFKLSRVGPVELATTSFGQGVSVTPIQQITAVSAAINGGKLYKPYVAKAWTNPDTGEVVSETAPQLVRQVISEETSKQIRSALESVVANGTGGNAFIDGYRVGGKTGTAQKVINGRYSANEHIVSFIGFAPADDPQIVVYTAVDNPQGIQFGGVVAAPIVRNIMKDALEYMQVPPRQQQVTKKYKYGETPIVTVPDLIGHTAQEIYEDLNMNFNLAKSGAGNVVINQAPKAGARVEKGSTIRIYMGSEADAEQQHNHNE; translated from the coding sequence GTGAAAGTTTCCAAGTTTACCGTCAGACGAAGACTGTTCTGGCTGTTGATGGTGTTGTGTTTGTTGTTTGCGGCCCTTGCCGTGCGTCTTGCCTATGTGCAGATCGGAAAGGGAGCGGAATTGTCGGCCAAAGCGGAGGACTCCTGGCGCCGGAACATCCCTTATTCGGCGAAACGCGGCGAAATCAGCGACCGGAACGGCAACGTGCTTGCATATAACATCACGACGCCGACGGTCATGGCCATCCCGGTGCAAATCAAACATCCGGAGCAAACGGCCAAAAGCTTGGCGCCTCTGCTCGGCATGAGCGAGGACGCGATTTTGAAGTCGATCACCAAGAAACAATCCATAGTCAGGCTGCAACCCGGCGGACGCAAAATTACGATGGAAAAAGCGCAGCAAATTCGTGATTTGGCTCTTCCGGGTATTGTTGTTGCCGAAGACAACAAAAGATATTATCCTTATGGAGGACTTGCCGCTCATATCTTGGGTTTTACCGGCAATTACAATCAGGGGCTGACCGGAGTGGAAAGCAAATACGAGAGCCTGCTGAGCGGCATGAACGGCAGCGTGTCCTATTTGTCAGACGCCGGGGGCAGATTGATGCCGGGGTCCTCGGAGAAATATGTGGAGCCGAAAGACGGGCTGAATCTGACGCTGACGATCGACAAATCGATCCAAAGCATTATCGAGCGCGAGCTGGATCAGGCGATGGACCGGCTGCAGGCCGACTCGGCCCTGACGATCGCGATGGATCCGAAAACGGGACAAATTTTAGGCATGGCGGCGAGACCGGGATTTGAGCCTGGGCAGTATCAGGAATACGATTCGGCGGTGTATAACCGGAACCTTCCGATCTGGATGACGTACGAACCGGGTTCCACGTTCAAGATCATCACCCTGGCCGCCGCGCTCCAAGAGAAGAAGGTGGATCTGCTGGGCGAGCGGTTTTTTGATCCGGGGTATGTCAAAGTTGGCGGGGCCACGCTCCGCTGCTGGAAGAGGGGCGGGCACGGCAGCCAGACGTTCCTCCAGGTGGTGGAGAATTCCTGCAACCCCGGGTTCGTAGCGCTCGGGCAGCGCCTGGGCAAAGAAACGCTGTTCCAGTACATCAAAAATTTCGGCTTCGGCAGCAAAACCGGCATCGACCTGAACGGCGAGGAAAACGGCATCCTGTTCAAGCTGTCCCGTGTCGGCCCGGTGGAGCTGGCGACGACCTCGTTCGGCCAAGGGGTGTCGGTGACGCCGATTCAGCAGATCACCGCGGTTTCGGCCGCGATCAACGGCGGCAAGCTGTATAAACCTTACGTCGCCAAGGCGTGGACCAATCCCGATACGGGCGAGGTCGTCTCGGAAACGGCGCCGCAACTGGTGCGCCAGGTCATTTCGGAAGAGACGTCCAAGCAGATTCGTTCCGCGCTGGAAAGCGTCGTGGCCAACGGCACGGGCGGCAACGCCTTTATCGACGGCTACCGCGTGGGCGGGAAGACCGGGACGGCGCAGAAGGTCATAAACGGGCGTTATTCCGCAAACGAGCATATCGTTTCTTTTATCGGCTTCGCTCCGGCGGACGATCCGCAAATCGTCGTTTATACGGCGGTCGACAATCCGCAAGGGATCCAATTCGGCGGCGTGGTAGCCGCTCCGATCGTGCGGAATATCATGAAGGATGCGCTGGAATACATGCAAGTTCCGCCCCGCCAGCAGCAGGTTACCAAGAAATACAAATACGGCGAGACGCCGATCGTCACGGTTCCCGATCTGATCGGACATACGGCGCAGGAAATCTACGAGGACCTCAACATGAATTTTAATTTGGCGAAATCGGGGGCGGGGAACGTCGTGATCAATCAGGCGCCGAAAGCCGGAGCCCGGGTCGAAAAGGGGTCGACGATCCGAATTTATATGGGCAGCGAGGCGGATGCGGAACAACAACATAACCATAATGAATAA
- a CDS encoding UDP-N-acetylmuramoyl-L-alanyl-D-glutamate--2,6-diaminopimelate ligase, protein MQLKELATYLIASQIRGGGELACDGIAIDSRKVQPGDLFICLPGHTVDGHDFARQAADKGAAALVVERWLDDCPLPQLKVKDSRLAMSVLGNVFFGFPSRRLKVIGVTGTNGKTTTTYLIERILEDQGRSTGLIGTIQRKFAGRTYPMSGTTPESLELQRYLHEMAEGGAAYCVMEVSSHALDQGRVKGTHFRTAVFTNLTQDHLDYHNTMEEYRGAKGLFFSRLGNNYPLNPDERSYAVLNADDPASSYFAKQTAAETVMYGVENEADVRASDISVTAKGTSFHVDTFQGSADISLRMVGKFNVYNALAALAAALLEGIPLERIKASLEAVKGVEGRVEAVDEGQSFAVIVDYAHTPDGLENVLRTVNEFAKGRVICVFGCGGDRDRTKRPIMGRIAAKYADHVIVTSDNPRTEDPDAILSDIEQGLIGDGVDRNRYELIVDRREAIQKAIEMASREDVVLIAGKGHETYQLIGTAVLDFDDRIVAKEAIRGLAK, encoded by the coding sequence ATGCAGCTTAAGGAATTGGCAACTTATTTGATAGCTTCGCAAATACGAGGCGGCGGGGAGCTGGCGTGCGATGGCATCGCCATCGATTCGCGGAAAGTTCAGCCCGGGGATTTGTTTATCTGCCTTCCCGGCCATACGGTCGACGGGCACGACTTCGCTCGGCAAGCCGCAGACAAAGGAGCGGCGGCGCTCGTCGTGGAGCGTTGGCTTGACGATTGTCCGCTGCCGCAGCTTAAGGTGAAAGACAGCAGGTTGGCGATGTCGGTTTTGGGCAACGTGTTTTTCGGCTTCCCCAGCCGGCGGCTGAAGGTCATCGGCGTTACCGGAACGAACGGCAAAACGACAACGACTTATTTGATCGAACGCATTCTTGAGGATCAAGGGCGCTCTACGGGACTTATCGGAACGATTCAGCGCAAATTCGCCGGCCGGACGTATCCGATGTCCGGAACGACGCCGGAATCGCTGGAGCTGCAGCGGTATTTGCACGAGATGGCCGAAGGCGGCGCGGCTTACTGCGTCATGGAGGTGTCCTCCCACGCGCTGGACCAGGGCCGTGTCAAAGGAACGCATTTCCGGACGGCCGTCTTTACGAATTTGACGCAGGACCATTTGGATTATCACAACACGATGGAAGAGTATCGCGGGGCCAAGGGGCTGTTCTTCTCCCGTCTTGGCAACAACTATCCGCTCAATCCTGACGAGCGCAGCTACGCGGTCCTTAACGCGGATGATCCCGCCAGCTCTTATTTTGCCAAGCAAACCGCCGCGGAGACGGTCATGTACGGGGTGGAGAACGAAGCCGATGTCCGCGCCTCGGATATTTCCGTTACGGCGAAAGGCACCTCGTTCCATGTCGATACATTTCAAGGCAGCGCCGACATTTCGCTGCGGATGGTCGGCAAGTTCAACGTGTACAATGCGCTTGCGGCGCTTGCGGCCGCTTTGCTCGAAGGGATTCCGCTCGAACGGATCAAGGCCAGCCTGGAAGCGGTCAAAGGCGTGGAGGGACGGGTTGAAGCGGTCGATGAAGGCCAATCCTTCGCCGTCATCGTCGATTACGCCCATACGCCCGACGGGCTTGAAAACGTGCTGCGGACCGTAAACGAATTTGCCAAAGGCCGCGTCATCTGCGTCTTCGGCTGCGGCGGCGACCGGGACCGCACGAAACGCCCGATCATGGGGCGGATCGCCGCGAAATACGCCGATCACGTCATCGTGACTTCCGACAACCCGCGCACCGAAGATCCCGATGCTATACTAAGCGACATCGAGCAGGGATTGATCGGCGACGGGGTGGACCGCAACCGTTACGAGCTGATCGTCGACCGCCGCGAGGCCATCCAAAAGGCTATTGAAATGGCAAGCCGTGAAGATGTAGTATTGATTGCGGGGAAAGGTCATGAAACCTATCAGTTGATCGGAACCGCAGTGCTCGATTTTGATGATCGGATCGTAGCAAAAGAAGCGATAAGGGGTTTGGCGAAGTGA
- the spoVE gene encoding stage V sporulation protein E, whose amino-acid sequence MSKSRTAPDFWLMASILGLLAIGIVMVYSAGSVLAFHDYGDSFYFVKRQLLFAVLGLVAMFLMMNFDYRLLRKYAKVGLLICFALLVIVLIPGIGVVRGGARSWLGISSFGIQPSEFMKLGMILFLSYFLSQEDYKITNFAKGLLPPLGVIGLAFGLIMLQPDLGTGTVMLGASLLIVFTAGARILHLAGLAGLGALGFVGLILAAPYRLKRITAFLDPWSDPLGAGYQIIQSLYAIGPGGLAGLGLGMSRQKYSYVPEPQTDFIFSILAEELGFIGGLLVLLLFLILVWRGMRVAMTIDDTFGSLLAVGIVGMVAVQVVINIGVVIGLMPVTGITLPLISYGGSSLTLMLTALGILLNLSRYAR is encoded by the coding sequence ATGAGCAAGAGCCGTACGGCCCCGGATTTTTGGCTTATGGCCAGCATTCTCGGACTGCTGGCGATCGGAATTGTGATGGTGTACAGCGCGGGTTCGGTGCTCGCTTTTCATGATTACGGCGATTCTTTCTACTTTGTGAAGCGTCAGCTGTTGTTCGCCGTGCTCGGGCTGGTCGCGATGTTTTTGATGATGAATTTCGATTACCGGCTGCTGCGCAAATACGCGAAGGTGGGGCTGCTCATTTGCTTCGCCCTGCTCGTGATCGTGCTGATTCCGGGGATCGGGGTCGTGCGCGGGGGAGCGCGCAGCTGGCTGGGCATCAGCTCGTTTGGCATTCAGCCGTCCGAGTTCATGAAGCTGGGCATGATTTTGTTTCTTTCCTACTTCCTTAGCCAGGAAGATTACAAGATTACGAATTTCGCCAAGGGACTGCTGCCGCCGCTTGGCGTGATCGGGCTGGCTTTCGGTCTGATCATGCTGCAGCCCGATTTGGGGACAGGCACGGTCATGCTTGGCGCTTCGCTGCTGATCGTCTTTACGGCCGGAGCCCGAATCCTGCATCTGGCCGGGCTGGCGGGCCTTGGGGCGCTAGGATTCGTAGGCCTGATTCTGGCGGCGCCTTACCGCCTGAAGCGGATTACCGCTTTTCTCGATCCCTGGTCCGATCCGCTTGGCGCAGGGTATCAGATCATTCAATCATTGTACGCGATCGGTCCCGGCGGGCTTGCCGGGCTGGGGCTCGGGATGAGCCGGCAGAAATACAGCTATGTGCCCGAGCCGCAAACCGACTTTATTTTTTCCATTTTGGCCGAGGAGCTTGGTTTTATCGGCGGACTGCTTGTTCTGCTGCTGTTCCTCATCCTGGTATGGCGCGGCATGAGGGTTGCGATGACGATCGACGACACGTTCGGCAGCCTGCTGGCCGTCGGCATCGTCGGGATGGTCGCCGTTCAGGTGGTGATCAACATCGGCGTCGTGATCGGCCTGATGCCCGTCACCGGCATTACCCTGCCGCTCATCAGCTACGGCGGATCTTCGCTGACGCTGATGCTGACCGCGTTAGGCATTTTACTTAATTTATCCCGTTATGCGAGGTGA
- the mraY gene encoding phospho-N-acetylmuramoyl-pentapeptide-transferase, which yields MDFGLILLTIGVSFILAVISAPLIIPLLKRLKFGQQIRGEGPQSHQKKAGTPTMGGVIILLAFTLSFLKFSVINTDFYVLLIATLGFGLVGFLDDYIKIVFKRSLGLTPRQKLFGQLLFAGIMCALLISEGHSTAIGIPGTGWSFDLGGWFYYPFIIVMMLAISNAVNFTDGVDGLLSGVSAIAFGAYAVIAMQATSIPSAVCAAAMIGAVLGFLVFNAHPAKVFMGDTGSLGIGGAIGAIAVITKSELLFLVIGGIFVIEMLSVVIQVTSFKTRGKRIFKMSPIHHHFELSGWSEWRVVVTFWAAGLILAGIGLYLNKGL from the coding sequence ATGGATTTCGGACTAATTCTGTTAACGATCGGCGTATCTTTCATTTTGGCCGTCATTTCGGCTCCGCTGATCATTCCGCTGCTAAAACGGCTTAAATTCGGCCAGCAAATACGCGGGGAAGGACCGCAAAGCCACCAGAAAAAGGCGGGCACGCCTACGATGGGCGGCGTGATTATTTTGCTTGCCTTCACGTTGTCTTTCCTTAAATTTTCGGTCATCAACACCGATTTCTACGTGCTGCTGATCGCTACGCTCGGCTTCGGGCTGGTCGGTTTTCTCGACGACTACATCAAAATCGTGTTTAAACGGTCTTTGGGATTGACGCCCAGACAAAAATTGTTCGGACAGCTGCTGTTCGCCGGTATCATGTGCGCTTTGCTCATTTCGGAAGGGCACAGCACGGCGATCGGCATTCCGGGAACCGGATGGTCCTTTGACCTCGGAGGCTGGTTCTACTACCCTTTTATCATTGTCATGATGCTGGCGATCAGCAACGCGGTGAACTTCACCGACGGTGTGGACGGACTTTTGTCCGGCGTGAGCGCGATCGCCTTCGGCGCCTACGCGGTGATCGCGATGCAGGCGACTTCGATCCCTTCCGCGGTCTGCGCGGCGGCGATGATCGGGGCGGTGCTGGGCTTCCTCGTGTTCAACGCGCATCCGGCCAAGGTGTTTATGGGCGATACCGGATCGTTGGGGATCGGCGGGGCGATCGGCGCGATCGCCGTTATCACGAAAAGCGAGCTGCTTTTCCTGGTGATCGGCGGCATCTTCGTGATCGAAATGCTGTCCGTCGTCATTCAGGTGACCTCTTTTAAAACGAGAGGAAAGCGGATTTTCAAAATGAGCCCGATTCATCACCATTTTGAGTTGTCAGGCTGGTCGGAATGGCGGGTTGTGGTGACGTTTTGGGCGGCCGGACTTATCCTGGCGGGCATTGGACTTTATTTAAACAAGGGGTTGTAA
- a CDS encoding penicillin-binding transpeptidase domain-containing protein: MKLAASPRPPRALAAMADKPAAAVRAVKAPPGRLPADGRFGNNGNWRGFAMLKRVRLRTLLIGGCVTLFFAVLIGRVFWLQIVQGDFWQAHAEKLWSTKKVLPASRGMITDRKGDVLAVDAPAYTVAVNPQIIHANGLENEVVQGLSRILGKDEQEMRELVNAKKNGKYSTHREVRNEGLKIDQELKNQVEAFINELLKQNEKVEDAGIYLMKEQKRYYPRTSLAAHVLGYTDRDGNAVSGLEAFYDEQLKGQDGFLEYKRDGRGIEIPKASEIYQPAQNGQNLQLTIDNTIQYYIEQAMKEAYNELQPISMTVIAADPNTLEILGMANMPTYNPNEYWAGVDQRNFYNHAVQSVYEPGSTFKIVTLAGAVQEGLFNPEDKYMSGSIHIAGRTVSDIKKSGWGPITYLEGVKRSSNVAFVKLGYEKLGPERLKTYAENFGFGQKTGIELPGEYKGLVNPEQQADFAALSYGHGKLLVTPLQQIVAISAIANGGKLMEPHIVKSLTAPQTGKTEKTEPKVVRQVITPETAKEVGGYLEQVVSDRKHGTGRHAYIEGYRVAGKTGTAVKPVNGEYTKLKQVVSFLGYAPVDDPKVALLVLIDEPKDPDLGGGTAAGPVFQKIMNQILQYMGVPKLNDGGTGKTKPAASGPKVPELSKLPVQEAKNKLAGQGISYVTLGSGEDIITQHPKAGSVLKSGQFVYLLTEKGTDVKIPNLRGKSLRDAMELLSVLQVPVTAEGEGYVDSQKVIEENGTRRVELTLKPPVTKEETKGEAAGDGGEAGNGEAPGQSANLP; encoded by the coding sequence GTGAAGCTGGCGGCGAGTCCACGGCCGCCGCGGGCACTAGCGGCGATGGCGGACAAGCCGGCAGCGGCGGTCCGAGCGGTTAAGGCACCGCCGGGCAGGCTGCCGGCCGATGGCCGGTTTGGAAATAACGGCAATTGGAGAGGTTTTGCCATGTTGAAAAGAGTAAGACTGCGGACGCTGCTGATAGGGGGATGCGTTACCCTCTTTTTTGCTGTATTGATAGGAAGAGTGTTTTGGCTGCAGATCGTGCAGGGGGATTTTTGGCAGGCGCATGCCGAAAAGCTCTGGTCGACCAAAAAGGTGTTGCCCGCCAGCCGGGGAATGATCACGGACCGCAAAGGCGACGTATTGGCCGTGGACGCTCCCGCCTATACGGTGGCGGTCAATCCGCAAATTATCCATGCCAACGGGCTGGAAAATGAAGTGGTTCAAGGGCTAAGCCGGATTCTCGGCAAGGATGAGCAGGAGATGCGCGAGCTTGTCAACGCCAAGAAAAACGGGAAGTATTCCACCCACCGGGAAGTGCGCAACGAAGGTTTGAAAATCGACCAGGAGCTAAAGAATCAAGTGGAGGCTTTTATCAACGAGCTGCTGAAACAAAATGAAAAAGTGGAAGACGCCGGCATTTACTTGATGAAGGAGCAGAAGCGCTATTATCCCAGAACGAGTCTGGCGGCGCATGTTTTGGGCTATACCGACCGCGACGGCAACGCCGTATCCGGCCTAGAGGCTTTTTATGACGAACAGCTTAAGGGGCAGGACGGCTTCCTTGAATACAAACGTGACGGCAGAGGGATCGAAATCCCGAAAGCCAGCGAAATTTACCAGCCGGCCCAAAACGGGCAGAACCTGCAGCTGACGATCGATAATACGATCCAGTATTACATCGAACAGGCGATGAAGGAAGCGTATAACGAGCTGCAGCCGATCAGCATGACCGTTATCGCGGCCGATCCGAACACGTTGGAAATTCTTGGGATGGCGAACATGCCCACCTATAATCCCAACGAATATTGGGCCGGCGTCGATCAGAGAAATTTTTACAACCATGCCGTCCAATCGGTGTACGAACCGGGTTCAACGTTTAAAATCGTCACCTTGGCCGGGGCTGTTCAGGAAGGTTTGTTTAATCCGGAAGATAAATATATGTCCGGGAGTATTCATATCGCGGGCCGGACGGTCAGTGACATTAAAAAATCCGGCTGGGGGCCGATCACTTATTTGGAAGGCGTCAAACGTTCCAGCAACGTTGCGTTCGTCAAATTGGGTTACGAAAAGCTGGGTCCCGAACGTCTCAAAACCTATGCCGAAAACTTCGGGTTCGGGCAAAAAACCGGCATCGAGCTGCCGGGTGAATACAAAGGGCTCGTGAATCCGGAGCAGCAGGCCGACTTCGCGGCGCTGTCCTACGGGCACGGCAAGCTGCTCGTTACGCCGCTGCAGCAGATCGTTGCGATATCGGCCATCGCCAACGGCGGCAAGCTGATGGAGCCGCATATCGTCAAATCGCTGACCGCCCCTCAGACCGGCAAAACGGAAAAAACCGAACCCAAAGTGGTGCGCCAGGTAATCACGCCGGAAACCGCCAAGGAAGTCGGAGGCTACTTGGAGCAGGTCGTTTCCGACCGGAAGCACGGGACCGGCCGCCACGCCTATATCGAGGGGTACCGGGTCGCCGGGAAAACGGGAACGGCGGTAAAGCCCGTTAACGGGGAATACACTAAATTGAAGCAGGTCGTTTCCTTTCTCGGTTACGCGCCGGTGGACGATCCGAAGGTTGCCCTGCTGGTCCTGATCGATGAACCGAAGGACCCCGATTTGGGCGGGGGGACGGCCGCGGGTCCGGTGTTCCAAAAAATTATGAATCAAATCCTGCAGTATATGGGTGTGCCCAAACTGAACGATGGCGGGACCGGGAAAACGAAACCGGCCGCGAGCGGGCCGAAGGTTCCCGAATTGAGCAAGCTGCCGGTTCAGGAGGCCAAAAACAAACTCGCCGGCCAGGGGATTTCCTACGTGACGCTGGGCAGCGGCGAGGACATTATCACCCAGCACCCGAAGGCGGGGAGCGTGCTGAAATCGGGCCAGTTCGTGTATTTGCTGACCGAAAAGGGGACCGACGTGAAGATCCCCAACCTGAGGGGGAAATCGCTGCGCGATGCCATGGAGCTGTTATCCGTGCTGCAGGTGCCGGTTACGGCTGAAGGCGAAGGGTATGTCGACTCGCAAAAAGTGATCGAAGAGAACGGAACGCGAAGGGTGGAATTGACCTTGAAGCCCCCGGTTACGAAGGAGGAAACGAAGGGGGAAGCGGCGGGGGACGGCGGTGAGGCGGGGAACGGCGAAGCCCCCGGCCAGTCCGCGAACTTGCCATAG
- a CDS encoding UDP-N-acetylmuramoyl-tripeptide--D-alanyl-D-alanine ligase: MIRNLADIAAMCGGQVREAADSGIAVRGAVTDSRQITQDCLFIPLSGERFDGHDFAADCLVAGAAATLWERSKGTPPGPAVLVDDCLEALQTLAKSYLIQTGAKVVGITGSNGKTTTKDLVYSLLSTTYKVHKTKGNFNNHIGLPLTVLAMPEDTEIAVLEMGMSGRREIELLSKLAEPETAVITNIGEAHLLQLGSREEIARAKLEILAGMKPGGLFVYNGDEPLIPRVLNEADTHKPDRLRTVTFGLGQGNDEYPTGMMFMEDRTLFTSRGIGGEPLELPLLGEHNVVNALAALAVARRYGVGEAAIRDGLRHAELTGMRIERIVGASGVTILNDAYNASPTSMKAAIGVLEKMKGFRQRIAVLGDMLELGASEEEYHREIGASLTPDKVDQLFTYGTLGLKIAEGAAGHLKPARIHAYTDKTELIRDLTSLIHPKDVVLVKASRGMKLEEVVDAVKHNILKH, translated from the coding sequence ATAATTAGAAATCTGGCGGATATAGCCGCGATGTGCGGCGGACAAGTGCGGGAGGCGGCCGATTCCGGCATTGCGGTGCGCGGAGCGGTCACCGATTCCCGGCAAATCACGCAGGACTGTTTGTTTATTCCGTTATCCGGAGAAAGGTTCGACGGCCACGATTTTGCGGCGGACTGTCTCGTGGCCGGAGCTGCCGCAACCCTGTGGGAGCGGTCCAAGGGAACGCCTCCCGGGCCGGCCGTACTGGTGGACGATTGCCTGGAGGCGCTGCAAACGCTGGCCAAGTCCTACTTGATCCAGACGGGCGCCAAGGTGGTCGGCATTACGGGCAGCAACGGGAAAACGACGACCAAAGACCTCGTTTACTCGCTTTTGTCCACAACGTACAAAGTGCATAAAACCAAAGGGAATTTTAATAACCACATCGGACTGCCGCTGACGGTGCTGGCGATGCCCGAGGATACGGAGATCGCCGTCCTGGAGATGGGCATGAGCGGCCGCCGCGAAATCGAGCTGCTGTCCAAACTGGCCGAACCCGAGACGGCGGTCATTACGAACATCGGCGAAGCGCATCTGCTGCAGCTCGGCTCGCGGGAGGAAATCGCGCGGGCGAAACTGGAGATCCTCGCGGGGATGAAGCCCGGGGGATTGTTCGTTTACAATGGGGACGAACCTTTGATTCCCCGGGTGCTCAATGAGGCGGACACGCATAAGCCGGACCGGCTGCGGACCGTCACGTTCGGATTGGGCCAAGGCAATGATGAATACCCGACCGGAATGATGTTCATGGAGGACCGCACCCTGTTCACTTCGCGCGGGATCGGCGGGGAGCCGCTGGAGCTGCCTCTGCTGGGCGAGCACAACGTGGTGAACGCTTTGGCCGCGCTCGCGGTCGCCCGCCGCTACGGGGTCGGCGAAGCCGCGATTCGGGACGGGCTCCGCCATGCCGAACTGACCGGCATGCGGATCGAGCGCATCGTCGGCGCAAGCGGCGTGACGATCTTGAACGATGCGTACAACGCCAGTCCCACGTCGATGAAAGCGGCGATCGGCGTGCTGGAAAAAATGAAAGGGTTCCGCCAAAGAATCGCCGTGCTCGGAGATATGCTCGAGCTTGGAGCTTCCGAAGAGGAATACCACCGAGAAATCGGCGCTTCCCTGACACCGGACAAAGTGGATCAGCTTTTTACTTACGGAACTCTGGGCCTGAAAATCGCCGAAGGCGCAGCCGGGCATTTGAAACCTGCGCGCATTCATGCATATACTGATAAAACTGAGCTCATCCGCGATTTGACTTCGCTGATCCATCCGAAGGACGTCGTGCTGGTCAAGGCCTCCCGGGGCATGAAGCTGGAGGAAGTCGTGGACGCGGTAAAACATAACATCTTAAAGCATTAA
- the murD gene encoding UDP-N-acetylmuramoyl-L-alanine--D-glutamate ligase, whose protein sequence is MKHPEEYRGRQVVVIGLARSGVQVAKTLHRFGAVVTVNDKKERELCPEASELEALGISVVYGGHPDGLVHPGVELVVKNPGIPYSAPPVAKALELGIDVVTEVEIAYRLSPAPIIGITGSNGKTTTTTWVGKMLEAAGLRPIVAGNIGTPLCEAAETASADNWLVAELSSFQLKGTQAFRPKVACLLNVAETHLDYHGTMDDYVASKAKLFANLEAADTAVVNWDDPTCRKLVPYIRAKLIPFSMTEELKSEGVYIRPAYVPDVEDGLDRSVVYRGADGEVRQIVDVRDIALPGRFNVENALAAVAVALAAGAPPEALVEPLRTFRGVEHRLEYVEEKRGVVYYNNSKATNAKATIMALGALTAPIVLIAGGLDRGSDYTELVPVFKQKVKALVALGQTKEKIAEAGELAGLSNIVVVDNGDSAAETLRTALKEASALAASGDAVLLSPACASWDMFSSYEERGRIFKEAVHTL, encoded by the coding sequence ATGAAGCATCCAGAAGAATACCGGGGACGCCAGGTGGTCGTGATCGGTTTAGCGAGAAGCGGCGTTCAGGTCGCGAAAACCCTGCATCGTTTTGGAGCCGTCGTGACGGTTAACGATAAAAAGGAGAGGGAACTGTGTCCCGAAGCATCCGAATTGGAAGCTTTGGGAATTTCTGTTGTATACGGCGGACATCCGGACGGACTTGTCCATCCCGGCGTCGAATTGGTCGTGAAAAATCCCGGCATCCCGTATTCGGCCCCGCCCGTGGCCAAAGCGCTGGAGTTGGGGATCGACGTCGTGACCGAGGTGGAGATCGCCTACCGGCTCAGCCCGGCGCCAATCATCGGGATTACGGGCTCCAACGGAAAAACGACGACGACGACATGGGTCGGCAAAATGCTGGAAGCCGCCGGGCTTCGCCCGATCGTAGCCGGCAACATCGGCACGCCGCTGTGCGAAGCGGCGGAAACGGCGAGCGCCGACAACTGGCTTGTAGCCGAACTTAGCAGCTTTCAGCTGAAAGGAACGCAGGCATTCCGCCCTAAGGTTGCTTGCCTGCTTAATGTGGCGGAGACCCACCTGGATTACCACGGTACGATGGATGACTATGTGGCTTCCAAAGCCAAGCTGTTCGCCAATCTGGAAGCGGCGGATACGGCTGTCGTCAATTGGGACGACCCTACATGCCGCAAGCTGGTGCCGTATATCAGGGCGAAGCTGATCCCATTTTCGATGACGGAGGAGCTGAAATCGGAAGGGGTGTACATCCGGCCGGCTTATGTTCCGGACGTAGAGGACGGGCTTGACCGCAGCGTTGTGTACCGGGGAGCGGACGGCGAGGTGCGGCAAATCGTCGATGTGCGCGATATCGCCTTGCCCGGACGGTTCAATGTGGAGAACGCATTGGCGGCGGTGGCCGTCGCCCTGGCCGCGGGTGCGCCGCCGGAGGCCCTCGTGGAGCCTTTGCGTACGTTCCGCGGTGTGGAGCACCGCTTGGAATACGTCGAGGAGAAGCGCGGCGTCGTTTATTACAACAACTCCAAAGCGACGAACGCGAAGGCGACGATTATGGCGCTGGGCGCTTTAACGGCTCCGATCGTGCTGATTGCCGGCGGGCTGGACCGGGGCTCGGATTATACGGAGCTGGTGCCCGTTTTTAAACAGAAAGTGAAGGCGCTTGTCGCCCTGGGGCAAACGAAGGAAAAAATCGCCGAAGCCGGAGAACTTGCGGGTCTATCCAACATCGTGGTGGTCGATAATGGTGACAGCGCCGCGGAAACGCTGCGGACCGCGCTGAAGGAGGCGTCGGCTTTGGCCGCATCCGGAGATGCCGTGCTGCTCTCTCCGGCATGCGCCAGTTGGGATATGTTCTCCTCCTATGAAGAGCGTGGACGCATTTTTAAAGAGGCGGTGCATACGCTTTAA